One Paludisphaera rhizosphaerae genomic window carries:
- a CDS encoding DinB family protein yields the protein MSQILADRFRRWFTYENEVHEWTLAAIESVPADRRDSPEYRRAVDLMAHLNEARGIWKRRIEGTSRPNENTFPPGRTLEEVKTAWAETASDWSAFLEALDDEGLARVVDYRTLDGSPFRNTVEELLTQLFGHSFYHRGQIAMLVKAAGGTPAMTDYVYWLRK from the coding sequence ATGTCACAAATCCTCGCCGACCGATTCCGCCGATGGTTCACTTACGAGAATGAAGTCCACGAATGGACTCTCGCGGCGATCGAGAGCGTCCCCGCTGATCGTCGAGATTCCCCCGAATACCGCCGGGCCGTCGACCTGATGGCCCACCTCAACGAGGCCCGAGGCATCTGGAAACGACGCATCGAAGGAACCAGCCGCCCGAATGAGAACACCTTCCCCCCTGGCCGGACGCTCGAGGAAGTTAAGACGGCCTGGGCGGAAACCGCCTCGGACTGGTCGGCCTTCCTGGAAGCCCTGGACGACGAGGGCCTGGCCCGCGTCGTCGACTACCGCACGCTCGACGGCTCGCCGTTCCGCAACACCGTCGAGGAATTGCTGACGCAGCTTTTCGGACACTCGTTCTACCACCGCGGCCAGATCGCCATGCTCGTCAAGGCCGCCGGGGGAACGCCGGCGATGACGGACTACGTTTACTGGCTGAGGAAGTGA
- a CDS encoding ArnT family glycosyltransferase translates to MPESRPRTSLKSETPTETPAETRRWPLAATVAVFIGALAVLVPTTGDFGVTWDEPAYRYSQSISAQWWRQWASVRSWGDVEAQLDADALLYYWPYARFGINFHPPLAGQLSLAASAATGTVMKDYPSRRMASVIEFALTIAIGCHFLARRYGSLVGLTMAGALLFMPRVHGQAHLLDTDIPGLFIWACTALAFWKGLNEPDSRRWRVLVGVLMGLAFLEKMAAVAVLLPLLVWLFASRLPIAFTKRAGKGAWIDAAVTLFPMLIPLGVAFVEIQLLQRRLPPPSQTDLFFQATPKPAVFIPGAILAIPLIVWGLRRLLGRLRSKSPIWGVERPGLETFASILAFAPVVGWLGNPAWWRETIVRMTHYYTLSNDRQGALPDILILYAGQIYKFSLPWHNGWVLAAITVPLTILLAGIVGVVWGLRGWRTDRLPLYFLLHMLTLPALRMLHTPAHDGVRLLLPTFFFLAGFAGWGVAWMGAAVARRVRWGGVLTAAAVLLPALVSLVSIHPYELSYYNILVGGTPGAWRRGFEMTYWYDAFTPAVIRDLNEKLPTGAELDYLSDKTDTSMQVFSDLQALGHLRPDIVLGRRARERFPYVILLSQDSKATAFTRLLFVTKPWYASEPAQIGGLRILTIADPVAVSRAWALNLLLDAPAEHRPPPPTAPGWVHDLAPFLKRFWGEGLQLDDPLGVNTKVLEWARNDPEGLKAAARKLIDGKDGEKDQGVARLSRLLVPVTNGVPSPLRTELLEQLRAARPEGLIEAVEIVTAHPDAVAEVITRYPYTDPASLGGYLDRDLTTERIAHP, encoded by the coding sequence ATGCCTGAGAGTCGCCCCCGGACCTCGCTGAAAAGCGAGACGCCCACGGAAACCCCCGCCGAAACGCGCCGTTGGCCGCTGGCCGCGACGGTCGCCGTGTTCATCGGGGCGCTTGCGGTTTTGGTCCCGACGACGGGCGATTTCGGCGTCACCTGGGACGAGCCGGCGTATCGCTACAGCCAGTCGATTTCCGCGCAGTGGTGGCGGCAATGGGCCTCGGTCCGATCGTGGGGCGACGTCGAAGCACAACTGGACGCCGACGCCCTTCTCTATTACTGGCCCTACGCCCGGTTCGGAATCAACTTCCATCCGCCGCTGGCCGGCCAGCTCAGCCTGGCGGCGAGCGCAGCGACCGGCACGGTGATGAAGGATTACCCGTCCCGACGGATGGCGTCGGTCATCGAATTCGCACTCACGATCGCGATCGGGTGCCACTTCCTGGCCAGGCGGTACGGCTCGCTCGTCGGCCTGACGATGGCCGGGGCGCTTCTGTTCATGCCTCGGGTCCACGGTCAGGCGCATCTGCTCGATACCGACATCCCCGGGCTGTTCATCTGGGCCTGCACGGCGCTGGCGTTCTGGAAGGGGCTGAATGAGCCCGACTCCCGCCGCTGGCGAGTTCTGGTCGGCGTGCTGATGGGGTTGGCGTTTCTGGAGAAGATGGCGGCGGTGGCGGTGCTCCTGCCGCTGCTCGTCTGGCTCTTCGCATCTCGGCTGCCGATCGCCTTCACGAAGCGAGCCGGCAAGGGCGCCTGGATCGACGCGGCGGTCACACTCTTCCCGATGCTCATCCCTCTGGGCGTGGCCTTCGTGGAGATCCAACTCCTCCAGCGCAGGCTGCCTCCTCCCTCGCAGACGGACCTCTTCTTCCAGGCGACGCCGAAACCGGCCGTATTCATACCTGGCGCAATTCTCGCGATCCCGCTGATCGTTTGGGGGTTGAGGAGGCTTCTGGGACGGCTTCGATCGAAGAGTCCGATCTGGGGCGTCGAGCGGCCGGGGCTGGAGACGTTCGCGTCGATTCTGGCCTTCGCTCCGGTCGTCGGCTGGCTCGGGAATCCGGCCTGGTGGCGCGAGACCATCGTCCGGATGACGCACTACTACACCCTGAGCAATGACCGTCAGGGCGCCCTGCCGGACATCCTGATCCTCTACGCGGGGCAGATCTACAAATTCAGCCTCCCCTGGCACAACGGCTGGGTGCTCGCGGCGATCACGGTTCCGCTGACGATTCTGCTGGCCGGAATCGTCGGAGTCGTCTGGGGCTTGCGGGGATGGAGAACCGATCGGCTGCCCCTCTATTTCCTGCTCCACATGCTCACCCTGCCGGCGCTTCGGATGCTCCACACGCCGGCCCACGACGGCGTCCGGCTCCTGCTCCCGACCTTCTTCTTTCTGGCGGGCTTCGCGGGATGGGGCGTCGCCTGGATGGGGGCGGCCGTCGCGCGTCGGGTCCGATGGGGAGGCGTTCTCACCGCCGCGGCCGTGCTGCTGCCGGCCCTGGTGTCGCTCGTCAGCATCCATCCCTATGAGCTGTCGTACTACAACATCCTGGTCGGCGGCACGCCCGGAGCCTGGCGGCGCGGGTTTGAGATGACTTACTGGTACGACGCCTTCACACCGGCCGTGATCCGGGATCTCAACGAAAAGCTGCCGACGGGCGCGGAACTGGACTACCTCAGCGACAAGACCGATACGTCGATGCAGGTCTTCAGCGACCTTCAGGCCCTGGGGCATCTTCGGCCCGACATCGTGCTGGGCCGGCGGGCCCGAGAACGGTTCCCCTACGTGATCCTGCTGAGCCAGGATTCCAAGGCCACGGCGTTCACCCGTCTCCTCTTCGTGACGAAGCCCTGGTACGCCTCGGAGCCCGCGCAGATCGGCGGGCTTCGGATCTTGACGATCGCCGATCCGGTCGCCGTTTCTCGAGCCTGGGCGCTCAACCTGCTCCTCGACGCTCCCGCCGAGCATCGCCCGCCGCCGCCGACCGCCCCGGGTTGGGTTCACGACCTCGCTCCGTTCCTCAAACGGTTCTGGGGGGAGGGCCTCCAGCTCGACGACCCCCTGGGCGTGAACACGAAGGTCCTCGAATGGGCGCGCAACGACCCCGAGGGTTTGAAGGCCGCCGCGCGAAAGCTCATCGACGGAAAGGACGGCGAGAAGGACCAAGGAGTCGCGCGGCTGTCGCGGCTCCTCGTCCCGGTGACGAACGGCGTCCCCAGCCCTCTCCGCACGGAATTGCTCGAGCAACTCCGCGCAGCGCGCCCCGAGGGGCTGATCGAGGCCGTCGAGATCGTGACCGCACACCCCGACGCCGTCGCCGAGGTCATCACCCGATACCCCTACACCGACCCGGCCAGCCTCGGCGGTTATCTGGATCGCGACCTGACGACCGAGCGAATCGCCCACCCCTGA